The following proteins are co-located in the Mesorhizobium sp. M1E.F.Ca.ET.045.02.1.1 genome:
- a CDS encoding patatin-like phospholipase family protein — MEPIPAGSSPDADEDKVEHYDLGLCLSGGGYRAMLFHAGVLCRLNEAGLLQKIDMVSSVSGGSIAAGLLAVLWPRLTFANGVATNFRALYLEKILAFSQVFLDAPSILMGILNPFSSAAREVAACHERHLFDGSRPMLKGLSGRPWFVFCSSNLSTGSLFRMSNRYIADYRIGMAKHADLPVATAVAASSAFPPFLSPLRLDLTQFEWENDKLDASVGPPVPAGRAVLTDGGVYDNHGIEPALKRCRWLLVSDAGAPWQASGSGYWNWISQLTRVLDTTDNQVRSLRRRDLVARFQAAKDADDQGLPDDATRPDYAATRGVYWSIASKPDVVEPTFVQTAAIAPADIGTSLHFLGAKETVDLVNWGYCASDQALRAWYEPAVPAGKGVPLQAGDVQPGRCAVISKALMSGFKV, encoded by the coding sequence ATGGAGCCGATTCCGGCCGGATCATCACCGGATGCGGATGAAGACAAGGTCGAGCATTACGATCTCGGCCTCTGCCTGTCGGGCGGCGGCTACCGCGCCATGCTATTCCATGCCGGCGTGCTTTGCCGGCTGAACGAGGCAGGCCTGCTTCAGAAAATCGACATGGTGAGCTCGGTCTCGGGCGGCTCGATCGCCGCCGGGCTGCTGGCCGTTCTCTGGCCGCGCCTGACCTTCGCCAACGGCGTCGCAACCAACTTCCGCGCGCTTTACCTGGAAAAAATACTCGCCTTCTCGCAAGTCTTCCTCGACGCACCCTCGATCCTCATGGGCATCCTCAATCCGTTTTCGAGCGCCGCGCGCGAAGTCGCCGCCTGCCACGAGCGCCATCTGTTCGATGGCTCGAGACCGATGCTTAAGGGCCTGAGCGGACGTCCCTGGTTCGTGTTCTGCTCGAGCAACCTCAGCACCGGCTCGCTGTTTCGCATGTCGAACCGCTACATTGCCGATTACCGGATCGGCATGGCCAAGCATGCGGACCTGCCGGTCGCGACCGCGGTCGCGGCGTCGTCCGCCTTCCCGCCGTTCCTGTCGCCGCTCAGGCTCGACCTCACGCAATTCGAGTGGGAGAACGACAAGCTCGACGCGAGCGTCGGCCCGCCGGTCCCGGCCGGCCGCGCCGTGCTCACCGATGGCGGGGTCTATGACAATCACGGCATCGAGCCGGCGCTGAAGCGCTGCCGCTGGCTGCTGGTCAGCGATGCCGGCGCGCCCTGGCAGGCGTCGGGCTCCGGCTACTGGAACTGGATCTCGCAATTGACGCGGGTGCTCGACACCACCGACAACCAGGTGCGGTCGCTGCGGCGGCGCGATCTTGTCGCGCGTTTCCAGGCGGCCAAGGACGCCGACGATCAGGGCTTGCCCGATGACGCCACGCGGCCCGACTATGCCGCCACGCGTGGCGTCTACTGGTCGATCGCCAGCAAGCCGGACGTGGTCGAGCCGACCTTCGTGCAGACCGCGGCAATCGCGCCCGCCGATATCGGCACCTCGCTGCACTTCCTTGGAGCCAAGGAGACCGTCGATCTGGTGAACTGGGGCTATTGCGCCAGCGACCAGGCGCTGCGCGCCTGGTACGAGCCGGCCGTGCCGGCCGGCAAGGGCGTGCCGCTGCAGGCGGGCGACGTGCAGCCGGGGCGCTGCGCGGTGATATCAAAGGCGCTGATGAGTGGGTTCAAGGTTTGA
- a CDS encoding SDR family oxidoreductase gives MADEKVALVTAGGSGMGAAAAKRLAADGFKVGVLSSSGKGEALGNELGGFGVTGSNQSNDDLKRLTDGALERWGRIDVLVNSAGHGPRAQIIEISDDDWHKGIDTYFLNVVRPTRLVTPVMQKQKGGAIINISTAWAFEPSVAFPTSAVARAGLAAFTKIFADTYAPDNIRINNVLPGWIDSLPAVEERRQSVPMKRYGTSEEVAATISFLASDGAAYITGENIRVDGGLMRGY, from the coding sequence ATGGCAGACGAAAAAGTGGCTCTGGTGACGGCGGGCGGCAGCGGCATGGGCGCGGCGGCGGCGAAGCGGCTGGCGGCGGACGGCTTCAAGGTCGGCGTGCTCTCCTCCTCCGGCAAGGGCGAGGCGCTGGGCAACGAGCTCGGCGGCTTCGGCGTCACCGGCTCCAACCAGTCGAACGATGACCTGAAGCGTCTCACCGACGGTGCGCTGGAACGCTGGGGTCGCATCGACGTCCTGGTCAACAGCGCCGGCCACGGACCGCGCGCGCAGATCATCGAGATCAGCGACGACGACTGGCACAAGGGGATCGACACCTATTTCCTCAACGTCGTGCGCCCGACCCGGCTGGTGACGCCGGTGATGCAGAAGCAGAAGGGCGGCGCGATCATCAACATCTCGACCGCCTGGGCGTTCGAGCCGAGCGTTGCCTTCCCGACCTCGGCGGTGGCGCGTGCCGGGCTCGCCGCCTTCACCAAGATCTTCGCCGACACCTATGCGCCCGACAACATCCGCATCAACAACGTGCTGCCGGGCTGGATCGACAGCCTGCCCGCTGTCGAGGAACGCCGCCAGAGCGTGCCGATGAAGCGCTACGGCACGTCGGAGGAAGTGGCGGCGACGATCTCGTTCCTCGCGTCGGACGGCGCGGCCTACATCACCGGCGAGAACATCCGCGTCGATGGCGGGCTGATGCGGGGGTATTGA
- a CDS encoding pyrroline-5-carboxylate reductase dimerization domain-containing protein, protein MSASFKLGIVGGAGWLGGAIAGAALAAGVVRVEDLALSYRSAKPDRFSGAFWTDDNQALADRSDVIMLSVRPQGWPSLELDAKGKLVISVMAGIRLAEIGEKHGTRRVARTLPNAAAEVGKSYTPWIASGDTTEVDRATVRAIFDACGVEDEVATERDIDYLTGLTGSGPAFPALLADAMMRDAVAFGLSPDVARRAVNTVLTGTGRLLKLNDASPADTVEAFLGYRGTTAAAIETMREAGFDEAVAKGLAAAFLKSIAMGKL, encoded by the coding sequence ATGAGCGCTTCATTCAAGCTCGGCATCGTCGGCGGCGCCGGCTGGCTGGGCGGTGCCATTGCGGGTGCTGCACTTGCGGCCGGCGTGGTGCGGGTGGAAGACCTTGCGCTGTCCTATCGGAGCGCCAAACCGGACCGTTTTTCGGGCGCGTTCTGGACCGATGACAACCAGGCGCTCGCCGACCGCTCCGACGTCATCATGCTTTCGGTGCGGCCGCAGGGTTGGCCGTCGCTCGAGCTGGACGCCAAGGGCAAGCTGGTGATTTCGGTGATGGCCGGCATAAGACTGGCCGAGATCGGCGAGAAGCACGGCACGCGCCGGGTGGCGCGCACACTGCCCAACGCGGCGGCCGAGGTCGGCAAATCCTATACGCCATGGATCGCGAGCGGCGACACCACCGAGGTGGACCGCGCAACCGTGCGCGCGATCTTCGATGCCTGCGGCGTTGAGGACGAGGTGGCGACGGAGCGCGACATCGACTACCTCACCGGCCTGACAGGATCGGGCCCCGCCTTCCCTGCCCTGCTGGCGGACGCGATGATGCGCGACGCGGTTGCCTTCGGCCTCTCGCCCGATGTAGCGCGACGCGCCGTCAACACCGTGCTTACCGGCACCGGCCGGCTGCTGAAGCTCAACGACGCCTCGCCGGCCGACACGGTGGAAGCCTTCCTCGGCTATCGCGGCACCACCGCCGCGGCAATCGAGACCATGCGCGAAGCGGGATTCGACGAAGCGGTGGCCAAGGGGCTTGCGGCGGCATTCCTGAAGTCGATCGCGATGGGAAAGCTTTGA
- a CDS encoding family 16 glycosylhydrolase has translation MTSIVNAVGVPLPYSGTSTHWFSASGSGPDLWGTSGNDTFYGASGVNVTMHGSYGDDIYYLYAAGNKVAEGYGAGIDTISTWMSYTLPNNVENLIVTTANRYAFGNALDNIITAKADHQTLDGGVGNDVLIDGGGGYDTFIIKNGNGSDLIANFAATDTVRLDGYGFTSFDAIHSNMVQAGSNVILNLGSGEILEFKDTTIDKLQPSQFELPIDKSHMTLSFGDEFNTLNLHNSQGGTWDTNFWWGAPNGSTLTQNNELQWYIDANYAPTSSVHPFSVNNGVLTITAAQTPADIKPLINNYEYTSGLLTTHDSFSQTYGYFEMRADLPENAGAWPAFWLLPEDGSWPPELDVVEMYGQSPNSLLMTAHTNETGTHTKVGSTVNVMDTQGFHTYGLLWTPDKLVWTYDGVQVAEVATPSDMNKPMYMLVDLAVGGQAGAPPDHLATPAQMKIDYVHAYTLDSAPATALNVTSSSTTTQTTQSIATYSIASSTLHGGSEFGGHA, from the coding sequence ATGACCTCCATCGTCAACGCAGTAGGCGTTCCTCTTCCCTATAGCGGCACATCCACCCATTGGTTCTCGGCATCTGGGTCTGGGCCGGACTTGTGGGGCACCTCCGGCAATGACACCTTCTATGGAGCCTCCGGTGTCAATGTCACCATGCACGGTAGCTACGGCGACGACATCTATTACCTCTATGCCGCGGGCAACAAGGTGGCCGAGGGCTATGGGGCAGGCATCGACACGATCAGCACCTGGATGAGCTATACGCTCCCGAACAACGTCGAGAACCTCATCGTCACCACCGCCAATCGCTATGCGTTCGGAAATGCGCTGGACAACATCATCACCGCTAAGGCCGACCACCAGACGCTGGACGGCGGCGTGGGAAACGATGTTCTGATCGACGGCGGCGGCGGCTACGACACGTTCATCATCAAGAACGGCAACGGAAGCGACCTGATCGCCAATTTTGCAGCGACCGACACTGTCCGCCTCGATGGCTATGGGTTCACTTCCTTCGACGCAATTCACTCTAACATGGTTCAGGCGGGATCGAACGTGATCCTGAACCTCGGATCCGGTGAGATCCTCGAGTTCAAGGACACGACCATCGACAAGCTGCAGCCCAGCCAGTTCGAGCTGCCGATCGACAAATCGCACATGACGCTGTCCTTCGGCGACGAGTTCAACACGCTGAACCTTCACAATAGCCAAGGCGGCACCTGGGACACCAACTTCTGGTGGGGCGCGCCGAACGGCAGCACGCTCACCCAGAACAACGAGCTGCAGTGGTATATCGACGCCAATTACGCCCCGACGAGCTCGGTCCACCCGTTCAGCGTGAACAACGGCGTTCTCACCATCACCGCAGCGCAGACACCGGCTGACATCAAGCCGCTGATCAACAACTACGAATACACCTCCGGGCTCCTGACGACGCACGACTCCTTCTCGCAGACCTACGGCTATTTCGAAATGCGCGCCGACCTGCCCGAAAACGCCGGCGCCTGGCCGGCCTTCTGGCTGCTGCCGGAGGACGGCTCGTGGCCGCCGGAGCTGGACGTGGTGGAAATGTACGGCCAAAGCCCGAACTCGCTTCTGATGACCGCGCACACCAATGAGACGGGCACGCACACCAAGGTCGGGTCGACGGTGAACGTTATGGATACCCAAGGCTTCCACACCTATGGCCTCTTATGGACGCCGGACAAGCTTGTCTGGACCTATGATGGCGTGCAGGTGGCGGAAGTGGCGACGCCGTCCGACATGAACAAGCCCATGTATATGCTGGTCGACCTCGCGGTCGGCGGTCAGGCCGGCGCGCCGCCGGATCATCTGGCGACCCCGGCTCAGATGAAGATCGACTATGTCCACGCCTACACGCTCGACAGCGCGCCGGCGACCGCGCTGAACGTCACCAGCAGCAGTACCACCACTCAGACCACCCAGAGCATAGCCACGTACAGTATCGCCAGCAGCACGCTGCACGGCGGTTCCGAGTTCGGGGGCCACGCCTAA